The Brassica oleracea var. oleracea cultivar TO1000 chromosome C7, BOL, whole genome shotgun sequence sequence ATCGCTATTGTATATTGTCAAAAGATGTTTTCATATTTATCACATTTGTACTTCTTTTTCCTTTAGTTTTTGTTTCTGTATTTGAATAAAAGATTTATATGTGCAGTTTTTATTTTTGCTAAGATTTATATCTGCAGTCTTATAAAAACATAATGCTATCTCTTGCCAAAGATGCAAGAAACAGTGATGTTCTCTTTTCTCATGTAGACAAGATCCGGCCGGACCGAATGTCGCTTCGGAACGACTCAAACTCGACCATCACTTAATCTACTACTGTGCATGTTGACAAAAAAACGTAATGCTTCCACAAAAAAACACACCCTATGCTGAAAACATAACCCCACATGACTTGTTCATGATTAATTGATTGATTATTATCATGTGGTGTACATATGATTTTTTACTCCTAATCGTTGATCGAACGGTGTGAAAATGTGTGATTGAACAAAGTGGATGACTCATTGGATCTAACTCCAGTGAAATAATTGTTAAAAGGCTTACAGTCTCTTTAAAAAAAAGTTCTTGGCAAAAGTTCTTGGCTCAGTGAAATGCTTCCCCTTCTTCGTTTTTGTGATTCCCATGTTAAAAGGCTTAGTCTTATGAATGTTCAAAGTTGGCCATGTGTGATCTTTGTGGAAAGGAAAATTGTTTAGAAAAAAATTAGTGATGTTGATGATGTTTCTCGATGAATCCTCTTGCACATAATTTAGATTAGAAGTGTAGTGAACAGTGAAAAAGTGAAAAGTAACTGTAAATTTAGTTTACATGCGTATGCGTTCCAAATTTTGTGTAGAAGAAAAAGTGAAAGGTTAATCACTTGTATAATTGCTGAAGTATTCCAATTGTTTTCGGAAGGGATGCAACCGCCGTTGACATGGACCAAAGGGTTGCATTGTAGCAGTTTTTACATATCGCTCAATTTGGTCTCTCATTTAAACATAATCTTAACCGTTGCAACATAAAGATAGCAAAATTTTCATGCAAAACTTAAACATTCAAATGAATTTATATTTATTAAATTAGATAATTCGTTTTAAGAAAATTAAATTAATTAATTCAATATACATTATGTATTGGTTTTTCTGAAAAATTAGCATGAAACTTAAGTGATAGAACTATTTATTTACACAAGTTTTGTTATATTTTATTTGTTGTATCAATGGGTAATACATTAAATACCATAATATAAAATGACAAACTTTGTTTTTTACTTATTATATTTTTGAATGAGAAATTCCATAGGATAGTCATTTTTAAGTTTTTGTCATAAAAATAGCATTCAATAAAGAAAATGATCAAAATAAATTTTATTAAAGGGTAAAAATGTGTTTTTACCCTAGGGTTAACTAATCTAGACTTAGGATTTAGAATTAAGAGGTGGGGTTTTGGGGAAAGGGTTTGAAATTTAAAAAAATAAAAAATAAATATTAAAATTTTCAAAATAAAACGGGGTTATTTTGGTCTTTTTTTTTTAAGCAATTGTACTCCCTACACCCCAAAGATACCCTATTTGCAATCCATACCCTAAATCCCTCCATTTTTCTTCCCCCCATCACTACCATTTTCCCCCATTTGTATGGTATCCCACTCTTATAAGTATATTGAGCTATTTAGCTCTTCTTTTTTTGTGGGCTATTTTTGTGACAAAAACTTAAAAAAAACTATTTGAGAGAATTGCCCTTTTTTAATTGCCCTAACAATTGATCTACACTTATCAAAATAATTTGAAAAGTTGTAGAGTTCATAATCTTGTTTCTTTATTTTGGTATTTTAGTTTTATAACCAATTATAATTAAGGAATTTATCATAATAATTTTGTAACAAACAGTAAATTAAGCATACTTGGTTGGAGAAACAGAAAAAAAGATAGGGAGAGAAAAATGAGAGGGTCGGAGAGATTAATTTGTTATAAGTTTCTGTTTTAAAAGGTTCCCTATATGAGATTTTGAAAATGTATGTTTGTTACTCTAGAACGCATGTAATGTGTTGTTTGAGAAGAGACTTGTCTGGGAAGAGTTGCAAAAGCTAATTCTTTTGATGACGTAAGTCATTTAAAGCAAGATTACTTTATATCCCTTAGATCATAACTACAAATGAATACGAGCGTAAAATTGTAAATAAAAATTCTTATAAAAAAAAGATGAAGTGAAAAAGCTCCATATCTATCTACAATGAAACATCATTTGTTAGACGATGCATTGGGTGAAGAAAGTTTAGAAAAATGGACAGTTTCAGTCGTTGGATTAGCAAAGAACGTGGAGATGTTGATGCTATTGCTGATGCAAACGAGTCTTTTACTCATTCCAGTTCAACAGCCTACTGGGAAGAAGTTACGAGTGAGGATGGGTCCAATGGTCACAAGTCTAGGAGGGACTTCGATGGATATGTCGTGAGTCTCTTTAGCATTATTGGCTTTGCCCCAAACTGGACTTATGTAGGTTGTGAAGTGAAGCCAGCACTAGTAATTTGGTTGTCCGTCTGGGGAATAATCAAAAGATAGGTTTGTGCTTATTTTCATTTTCAAAAAAAATATAGGTTCTTGTTACTGGAAAATTCTTAAAGACTCAAAAGGCGGCTGAGACTGCAGAGTAGTCTTAGATGTTTGGGAAGACAGAAGTTCCAGCAGATGTTATAGCTATGGTATTCTCCAGTGTGTGGCTGCTATGCATGAAGCTGGAAGGGTTCCCTAATATGTAACAATTTCCAACAGATTGCGTGAATTTGAGTATAAAGTTTTGGAGTCTCAAGCTTTTAGTGACAGATGACTCTACTGCTTGCAGTTCTATTGAAAGTCCTGAAGCAAGATTTGTTAAATTGTTGTGCTCGAAATCTGACTGCCCTAGCTCTTCTCTTTCCAGGAATGATAGTGATTTGTCCCACGTGAGAGAGAAGATTAGTTTACTGTCCCAAGTGAGCGAGAAGATTAGTTTACGGCTTTTCGAGAATGACGACTAACTGGATCAGACGCTAATGAATGAAATCTCCCAAGAGAATATGAAAAACAAACTTATGCAGGAAGCCCCGAAAGAAAGGTATATTACACTTTGCTGTTGCTCTTGGTTACAACTGGGTATTAGAACCTACAATAATTGCTGGTGTAAGTGTTCAAGTGGATTGGTCGTTGGCCAAAAAATAAAACGCAATTCACTCCATCTCATCCCACGCATTCCTAACCATCCAAAAAGAGATTGGATTACAGAGACATTCAAATAGCGTCAACTGGATTGATTTATGTTCCTGGAGCACGCCGCGAAAAGAAAAATTAAAAGTGGCAGAAATCAAACAAGACATCAAACAGACATCAAACACGTACAGGAGGAAGATTGATTTATGTTCCTGGACATCAAACAAGGCATCAAGACATTGATTTATGTTCCTAGACAAATACGTATTTCAAAAAAAAGGAGGAAGATTAACAAAAATTAAAAGTGGTAGAAATCAAACAGAGATACAGCAACCAGATATGGAAAACAAACCTTATTGAATTGGAGAAAGACCGAAACAAACAATTGGTTTACAAAGGTGATTATGTAGAAATCCATTCTTAGATTCTGAGTAGAAAGATACATTTAAAAAAGATGTATGGACGAACGATTTAACCGTCTATGGATCCCACGTCCACCGAAGTAATTACCAGAAAAGAAAAGTCCAGAGAGAGATGAGAAGCCAATTAGAGAATCTGAAGAAGGAACTACCGAAAACGCAATCTAATGCAGTAAATTCTATTAATAAGTTTGTGAAAAGACACGACTCTTAAGGGAGATGATGACGGTTATACGATTTCTGTAAGCCTTGTGTCGCGTTGCCTTCGAGGAGTTATAACTTTGTGGATCAAAGACGATGATTGAATAGATGACGCCATAGTTTCATTTTAAACAAAATTGTAACCATTAGATTTTACCCTCAAGATAAATTCCACCGTTTGATTGATATTTTTTTTCCTACAAAAAAAGATGACATCATAGAGTACAAAATTTTGGTTTGCTATTATATATAGATATTACTGGTATTACTAGTAACAGTAAGAGTCACTAGAGCAACTAATGAGTATATATGTATTTTTATTGCAGGAAAGACAACCAATGCAACCCCTTGAGTTCTACTTCAACAACATTCAGTCCACGAAGACTTACAAGATATAAACCAAGTGCTATGTGTTCAAGACTGTAGGGGTCATCAAGAAACTTAAATCCGAGGTTAACTGGCTCACAAGCCATCTTCAGTTTCGGAATTTCAGCCACATGCCAGACAAACCAAACCTGGAGCTCAAAGGGATGTGGATGTTACTCATGTGCACCATTTGTACTATAGAAGACAATGTTGAATGGTTTGTGGTTAATGGTGTGAAAATCCACTTTTATATGAGGGTGCATGCTCTCATTTTTGGCTTAGATTGCCAAGAGTATCCGAAGAGATAGTTGAAGCTAATGAGTTATAAGTTTGTTGATTATTTCTTCAATGTAAAAGAGAATATCACTATAAAAGATGTGGAGCTGAAGATGTTGTCTATGAAGCCATGTGTGGATAGATTGAAGATGGTTGTCTTGTTATTCCTTGGTCGGGTTATTAGAGGAAAGCCAAAGAATAATGGACTCTTGGACCTTTTCATATTAAGGATTGTGGATAATTTGGAAGCTTGCAGAACATTTCCTTGGACTCGTCTAACATTTCAGGATGCAATAAAGGGGATTAATCACATGATGAACCATCTGAAGGCAGAATTGCATGAGACATTTCTTTCATGGTTTCATAATTTCTTTAGAGGTAAATCATATATTTTAGTAAATTTTTATTTGTTATATAATTGAAAATATGACATTTTTGTGTAGGTTTTGGCTTTTGAGTGTATTCTGAATCTGGGAAAATAATTTCTAGTCCCTGCAGATGACCCTAGTAAAGACTGTCCTAGGATGTGTAAGAACCATTTTACAAAGAGTAGTATGAATGGTTATCCCCAAGAAGACAAATATAGGGCGATCGGAGAAATAAAGGTACATATGATTATATATTTAGTAGAAGTTATCAGAATATAATATAATTTATCTGATTTTAGTTATTATTGTTTTTTTTCCAGGTTATTAACAGTATGTTGGTTCCAACTGTGGATGAATAAACTTTGCTGGCCCGTATTCTTGATGAGGAGAAGAGTATGAAAGTGAAGGCAACCCAAGTGACACTTGGAACTTCTGGTTAAATGTGAAGCATAAGACTATCTGGTGGAAAGAACTACATGAGTTATATGTTGTTGTTCGAGTGTTTCCAAATAGAAAGAGAAATAGTAGGTGACGAATGTACAAGCATCATGTTCTAATTATGGTTTAGATTTGACTTTGAAAGGTTTGGAAGACATGATTTTGTCCATTGGAAAAAAAATTTTGGACTTAAGGGAAGGGTGGAGACAAAGCCAATGTCTATGGACGTGAGGATGAGTGCAATTGAAAAGAACCATAAATTAAGAAAATTGAAATGAGAGTAACTTCTATTGACAGGAAAAGGAATGAGAAGATGAATCGTGGTGACCCCATGGAATTTGAACAGTGGCATCATTTGAATTATGGTAGAGATAAAGAAAATGAGCCTTTCTATGATCGTCATAATGAGAAATAAAAAGAAGCAAAAGAAAACATGAAAGTAAATGAAGAAGATGTGGATCAAGCTGAGGAATCAGTGAAAGAAAGTGACGATTAAGAGAAAGTTGGTGAAGAAGATGTGCACCAAGTTGTGGAATCAGTTGAAGAAGACGTGAAAGAATGTGAGAAAAAGATGAGGAAGAAGATGTGGAGCAACCTGAAACCACTAAGGAAGAGAAGGAGAAAGAAGCTGAAACAACTGAGGTAAAGAATGAAAAATAAGGTGAAACAAGTGAGAAATAAGATGAAACCAGTGATAGTGAGAAAGAGAAAGTAGTTGAAACCGCTGAGAAAGAAGCTGCAGAAACAGAGGACAAAAGTGAGGAAATATAGGCTGAGAAGACCGCTGAAGAAGAGCCTGAGAAAACAACCGAGGAAAAAACAGATAAAAACACTGAGGAAGAAGCTGAAAAAATGTGAAAGAAGCTTAAAACCAACTCAGGAAGAATTCGAGAAATACATAAACAGCTTGTATTTTTCCTTTCAACGCAGTTTAGTATGATACATCCACACCAACCTTGTGATGAACCAAATTGATCATAATTGGGAGATCGTGTGCCAAATCTCTTGGGATAATCTTGAGCCAAAACAGATGCAACAACTTGTGGTGTGTCTTTCCTTCTATTAGCAGTGTTCTTGTAGTAAATAATATAACATGTATCCTGCTTGATGTAACTTCTAACCGTCCAACAATCTGAATTCATTAACTTTGCAACTCGCACAAACCACTTGTAACCATCTTTGGTTCCTTGGCATTTTATCACATATCTCACAGTATCCGACTTAATTGAATCATACTCAAAACATTTATGATGTGAAGCTATATGAATATAAACTTTTCCTGCCTCTTTACTTCTAAATGCTTGACCTAAAACCAAATCCATACCATCGTCCCGTTCCTAGACACCTGCTGCGACTTCAACTAATGGTCTTACTTTTGTAACTTCCAACACATGCTCATCTCTCTCAGTGACATTTTGAACATTCTCATGCATCTCAATGTCTTTGCAAAGTATGTGCACATCATCAATATCTTCACTATCATGAGTAGCATCTTTCCCAGTACCAGCCTCAATATCAGTAGCATTTATATCAGCAACCTATCTATCAGATACACCGACATATCCACCAGTTTCATCATCCTCTTCTGAAAATTGCACTTCTCCATTCATTTTATCTATATCATTGTTGAACTCCACATTTAGAACACTTCTACACTTCTCATGATTTACTTGCAGTAGATAACCAAAAACGTCTTCATCATATAAAATATATGATGGCTTGTTCAAATACAATACCATTGGAAAGTCCACTGAAAAGTAACTAATCATCGGTTTCATCTTAACTTCATCTACCTTAATATTTCTGAAAATACACTCAACCAACCTAGAGTACGTGACCTCCAATGATTTCTTCAACACAATAGTGTGAATTTCATCTTCTCCTTTACCTTCTCCTGAGATCCATTTTATTTCAGCCCAATTCTTCATATAACATCCCCCATAATCAAAACAAATGAATGTGCAAGGTAAATTTTTTTTCCTGAAATATAATAACATAATAATTCGAATTATTAAAATTTGAATTATTATTATTATTATTATTATTAAATATGTATTAATTCTCACATCGTACGACCTTTTCTTACTCATACTTATTCATTTTTGTACTACTATTCAACATAGTAATTAATACCAGTAATACCATTAGAACTTTGAACATAGTAGAACTAATAATTCTAATAAAATTGGTTTACCTTAGTAATACTAGTTTTCTAAGTAGTATCCACAAATTTTCACATTTACGACCTAGTCATCTTTTTAGAACGATGTTGATCGGATTAAAGCACTATACTATCATCTCTATAACCATTTTACAGTCCTATTATATTTCAGAATGAAGTAAAATAAGCTCAAAGTCTATAAACACACAGTTTTATAAAACGTTTTCAATCTCTCTAAATTTTCATTAAATCTTACATTATTTACATTACCCAAGATATACATTTCATTTTAATGATATTCCTGATAAATTTTCTTCAAAAATGGACATAATAAACCCAAAACCCATAAAACATAGTTTTAAAACTCGTTTCTGAAATCATCAGCAATCTTACATTATTTACATTAACTTGATATACATAGAATTTTAAAGTTATTCCAGAACAAATTTCATTAAATATAGACATATTACATGTTTTATGAAGCTTCAATCACATTAATGGAGGAAAAGAGAGACGATGTTGTATGTTGAAGAAGAAGAAGAAAAAGAATTGGGCCGAAAGTTTTCATTGGTTAAGGTTTATTGTGAGGCCTAGTTGGTTGTTAATATATCGGTACAATTTTAATTTATAGTGTAATGTTTTAATGAAGTTTCAGATTTATTATAAAAAAATTAGAGGGTTAATTTAGGGATCACAAAGAGAAAAGTATAGTCAAAATATAAGGGAAATAATGAGAGTAGTGTTTCTCCATCCATTTAGGTTAGTTCCCCCTTAGATATACGACATGTTTTTTTTGTTCACGGAGATATAGGACATAATCCAATTAGATATATTTTATCTAAATAGATAAGTGCATAAATGTTAAAACGACTGCGGAAATTGGATGCTATAACAAATTTGTTGATAACTTCGATCATTTATTAAACACACACGTAACAGTAATATTATTCCAATGATTGCAGTTTTACAAACGAAAAAACACACATAATTTGAGTTGATAATAAGCCATACATAGTTGGCTATATTTCATAGGTTTCACAAACCATTATTATACCTTACATTACATATTATGAGACACAACACAAATAGTAATACTCACCACACAAACAAACCCTTTTTTTTTTTGAAACTTCACAAACGAACCTTAGAGAGTAGTGAGAGCGCATTGTTTAGGCGGAATGGACCGCGTAGAAGTACATCTCATCGGTACGGTTGTTGGTGGGACGTTTTCCTCCATGCATGAGGAGGCCTTGCTTTCCATAGACGGTAGCAGTCGTGTAGGCAGGCCAACCGAGTTCACCCGGTTCAGCTCCTCCTCCAAACTTCTCCCACACCAAACTCTCGGTGTTCAACGCGTAACCCTCATTGGTCAATGTTCCGGGACCATAATGTCCGTTTGGATCCGGCCCGACCTCACCTCCAAATATTATTATGTATTTTCCTACTGCCGCATGCGCAAACACGCTTCTTGGAGAAGGTTTCTCTCCTTTAGTCTCCACTTCGGTCCACTTTTGAGTAGCAGGATCAAAGTAGTGCACAAGATCAGACTCATAATCGTTTTTTCCATTAGGATCAGGTGAAGTTGCAAACCCGTAAACCACCCAAATCTTCCCTTGCACCACAATGAATCCAGCTCCTCCTCTTCTCTCGAACGTAGGGTACTGCTCACCAGGATCAGGTAGCTGAGCCCACTTCCCATCAGCAATGTTATACGCCTCGATGGTCCTGAACCTAAAGGGGGTCTTCATAACCCCGCCTTTGCTCACCCCGCCGAATACATACACGTGGTTTTCATCCGAAGCCATCGAGTGGTAAGTACGAGCCTCAGGTCCTCCCTCTTCATCGAGCTTGGTGAGGAACTTCCACTCCTTTGTCACTGTATCGTACGAGTAAAAGTCGTCGAACTGTTTCTTCTCATCGCGGCCTCCGAATAGATAGAGCTTAGTTCCCACGGCCACCATGCGGGTGCCCAGGGCCTTGACGTTAGGGGCTTGTCCGTTGGCCGGGGCGATTGACCAAGTGTGAGTGTTGAAGTCAAAGACGTAAAGGTGTTTGTCGATGGAAATGTTTGGCGTACGCTCGCCACCGAAAGAGTAGAGCTTGTCTCCGACCACGGCTATGCCGTGTGAGCTTCTTGCTCCAGGTCCCTCTCCTCCTTTCTGCTGCACCTGTTAATTAATGATGATGATGATGATGATGATTAATGACAGTTAAAACTGAATATATATGGGTCGATTTATTACTCAGTTACTTGACAGTCAGGGTTGGTAGTTCGAAGTTATGACAATACTCATTACTCGAGTAAAAAAACAATGAATATCCAATCCTAGTATAATGTTTTCTCGTGCAAAATAAAGAACTGATAGAAATTAACCTAACATTTTAAATAGAATTCTTAATTAATTAATTAACTAACTAAGTAATTACCTTGATCCACTCGCCTTGCAATGTGGGAGCCATAGCTGCAATGTTCAATGTTTTTTTTTGTTTTTGCTATTTGTTTGCGTCTATCCTCTTCTTTCACTGTTATGCCATTTATAGGCTAATATTCTAGGTGTCGATGACAAAAATAAAATAAAATTCTAGGTGTCAATATTTTTTTCTAATACTTTCAGTTTTTTTTTTTTTGAGATTTTATTTTTAAAAGGTACCACAATATGATTTTCAAAGCAAGAAAAGTATTATCACAAAAGATATAAGAAGAGTTAAAAAGTACTAACGACTTCATTTTTATGAGAGGGTTAGAAAATAGGAACAGTTCTTAAACTATGCGTTACATTTACATGTAATTTTTAAATAAACAGCACTTAAAAAGCTTTCATTTATGAACTAAAATAGTTTTGGAAACTGTAATTATTAACATACAGTTTTACCTCTATTATATTTTGTGTTTAACAATAACTAGACCCTGATCCGCGCTATGAATTTTCAGTTTTTAATTATTTATTTTATTAAATGATGTATTTGTAATATTCGTTCATATTATATTCATTAAGTAAATATTTTTTTTTGCATTTTAAACTATCTATTTTTTTTACGAATGTGTGATATCATATAAAAATATTAAAAACATGAGTATAGAGTTAATTAGATAATTTTAAAAACAGAAATTTTTCTTTCGTGTGCGATATCATATAAATAATGATCCGACCAGTTAACAAAAATCATGATTATTTTATGTGTAATTTTTTTATTTTGACAATTTCCTTAAAACTATATTAAATTTTACATATTTTAATTAGAATATTTTTAATATCTTTACGTTTTTATTTGAAATGCAACTCAATATTTTTTAACGATTATAACAAAATATTAAAAAATTATTTTTAGAATTTGTTTGAAAAATATGAAAATTACATTTTAAATTAAACTTATCCTAAAATATGATAAGTTTTGATGTAAACGAAAACTCAAATTATGTCAAAATAATGATATTCAATNNNNNNNNNNNNNNNNNNNNNNNNNNNNNNNNNNNNNNNNNNNNNNNNNNNNNNNNNNNNNNNNNNNNNNNNNNNNNATTTTTAAAAACATAGCCATTCTTAAATATTTTTTGAATAAATAAATATTTTTTAATTTAATCAACTGAAAATAATATCCGTATAATTGTGTGAGTCAAATTCTAGTTTTATTGATGCATGTTATATATTAGTGTTGTATGTTTTAGGTAACATTTTAATGATGAACGTTTTTAAAAATCTTCATTATTAAAATTATGCACGTAAGGATAACTCATGAATTTTTTTTGGTTGATTAAATGACATTATGTCCAAATTTATTTAAGGATATTTCATTAAGGTAACTGAAAAAGACAAACAATAAAATAGGAAGTTTAAATTCATTTAAGCATATTTCATTAATGTAACTGAAAAGATAAGTAATAAATTAGGCAGTTTTATTCGTTTTAAGATATTTCATAAATGCAACTGAAAAAGACAAGCAAAAAAAAAAAAGGAGTTTAATTAATGAAGTAAGAACATTTTCATATGGGTACTTCTCTTTTAATAATATAGATTACACAAATCGGTTTACAGTGCTTACCATCATTCGTAATCAAAAACTTATTTTCACTATTTTATAGTGACATAGGACTGTAGATAGCTGAAAATATTATATTGAAAAATAACAGTTCAAAAGTAAATTATGAACTAAAGAAATATTCTCTTTTCTATAAAATTTTTATTATGTTAAACTATCATACTTTATATATATATATATCATAGTAATTTTAATCAGCTGAATCAACTAAGCTTGATCCAATAACTAACCCTACAATAACGGTGGGCACGGATGGAATATCCGCATTTTTGAGATTTTTTTATCCGATCCTTTTTGTTTAAATAATCAATTATCCGATCCGATTTGAACCTAGCCATCCGGATATTCAGTGTCCCGGATATTCGAAATTTTTTTAGATTTTTAACAAGATATCTAATTCGATCCGTTCAAATAAAATTTTAAAATAAATTAAAAAACCAAAATAATATAAAATAATATCTTCAAAAATAAATATAATTTAATTTAAATACCATCTATGTCTCTATTTAAAAGAGTTTAATAAGAACATAACTAAAATATGTTTATCTTGATTTAATATTAATATTAACCATACTAAATTAAATTATTGATCTAAAAATACAATTTTGCGGTTTTGACAAAAAAAAAAATACAATTTTGATGTTTAGCTGAAAAATGCAATTTTAATGTTTATGCTGGAAAATATAGTTCTACGGGGTTTAAAGGAAAATGCGATGTTATGGTTTGTGCATAAACTGTGATTTTGAGTTCTACCGTGAAAAATGAAAAATTTGGAGAAAATTGAATATGGTTTTGGCAAAATGTGCTTTAAGGTTTTGAAAAAAATGCAGTTTTATGGGTTTTGATAGAAAAGGTGATTTAGGGATTTGGCAAAACATGTAATTTTACAGACTTGACAAGAAAATATCAAAAAAAAATGCAATTTTATGAATTTGGGAAGGAAAGAATGCAATATTATGATTTAGCGGGAAAATCCAATTTTGCAAATTCAATAGAAAATGTGAGTTTATGGTTTTTACAAAAAGAATTAAGTTTTACAGACTTGGTATGAAAACGTGTATTTGTGTTATTGGCTGAAAATGCTGATTTGTAGTTTATAGAGAAAATATGATTTCATGAATATGGCAGAAAATTCAATTTTCCAAAGTTTTGAAAACTCAACTGGACTGGTTGGACCGTGACTCATTCAGTAAACCAAGTCCGGTTTTTTCCAAAACCAAATTTGATAAAAAAACCAGAAA is a genomic window containing:
- the LOC106306884 gene encoding epithiospecifier protein-like — protein: MAPTLQGEWIKVQQKGGEGPGARSSHGIAVVGDKLYSFGGERTPNISIDKHLYVFDFNTHTWSIAPANGQAPNVKALGTRMVAVGTKLYLFGGRDEKKQFDDFYSYDTVTKEWKFLTKLDEEGGPEARTYHSMASDENHVYVFGGVSKGGVMKTPFRFRTIEAYNIADGKWAQLPDPGEQYPTFERRGGAGFIVVQGKIWVVYGFATSPDPNGKNDYESDLVHYFDPATQKWTEVETKGEKPSPRSVFAHAAVGKYIIIFGGEVGPDPNGHYGPGTLTNEGYALNTESLVWEKFGGGAEPGELGWPAYTTATVYGKQGLLMHGGKRPTNNRTDEMYFYAVHSA